The Aspergillus flavus chromosome 2, complete sequence region TGGGGACTCTGTCGGCACGTATTTAGTGCTGAGTCTGAACTCCGGCTACTGGTGTGGGGGTTCGACAGTACTAAGGATTTGTGGTGAGAATGATCATTGATTCTTCACTCGATTATACGGAATAAATGTTCATTGGCAGGTAGTTATGGAAATTGTATGACACAAAGGATATCAACATATAACAAACCAGACATGGACAAGACACTATATAACGCATTTCGGTCGTAATCATGATTGAAACATTGCCACGCCGATCGGACAAGCTTAACCGTCTTTCGTAGAAAGACTTCCACAATCAAGGCATTAGCCGACGACACCAGGACCGATCGGCCCCGCCAGGATTGCCTTGAGGAGGGTAAGGATCTCATCGCCCAAGGCTAGGAGAGCCTTAGGGTCAGCAAGACCAGTGACCGCAGTAGACTTAGTACATCCCTGTTGGACGGGCTTATTATTCATACGATCCATAATCCAGAGCAGACCGTCAGCAGACCCTGTGATCTCGAGCGATGCATGTTCAGAGAGCTCATCACGCTTATACTCGACACTGGCTCCAGCATTACAATAAGTCTCAACAAGAGCATCGGTGTCATTCACGGGGCTTATCTCATCCCCAACCGACTTGTACACCAAAAGAGGGATCTTGGGCACATGCTGTCCCATCGCATTGGCGTCCATTACTTTCACAGCCGCCGGCTGATCAAAGATATTCCGATCGTTCGTATAATCGTAGATATCCTGCCCGAGGTATTGAAGTATGTCTCCGGAAAGACACAGGTTCTGGGTCTTGTTAAAGTCTGCCCTCTTCGATGGTTTAAGCCCGTCATTAATAAGTTGCTGGATGTCGGGATACTCATTCGCCAGACCTTGGATGCCGGAGGGAACGAGTCCGACAAACAGACCTTTGTTGACCGCATCAATGACTGGTCGAATCTTGGGCACGGTACCGCCCAGTGCGGCTCCCACGATATTTAGCTCGGGGGCATAGGTAGGATGAAGCTCGGCGGCAAATCCACTGGCCAAACTTCCACCAGAGTAGCCCCATAGCGCGATAGTGGGATCCGAAGTGATGTTTGTAAAGCTCGAGGATGCCAAGGCAGCGCGAATGTTGTCTAAAACGGCTTGGCCGGAGAGGTTGTTGGCCAGGAAGGCTGCCTTAGGTCCGAGATGATCTGGGACTGTCACCACCCAGCCTTTATTAAGGGCTGCGCCGAAGAACAACAGTTCCACTTGTGGGATCACCAGACCCAAAATACCGTCGTGAGCTGCCTCAAGCTGTAAGGCGTACGAAGGCGCACAGTTTGGATCCGCTGCATCTTCAGCGACCTGGTAGGAGAGCAACTTGGAGTAATCAGCATTGTGGGGAATCAGGATGGTGGAGACTGTTGCAATGGCATTGCCAGAGGAGTCGCTTGTGCGGTACAAAATTTGATGTGCTGCCTGGATATTGACTTTTGCGAAGCCGAGCGCTGCAATTGGGTTTGGGGGAGTTCTGTGCCGAAGGATTGTTCCAGGTGCCGAGGACTCAAAGCCTTCGGGAGGGATATAAAAAGGGTCGTCCACTGGTAGTGCAGGTGCAGTGGCCCGCGCAGGCAGTTGGGCCGGGAAGGCCGAAACGAGCGGGAGCACGGCGAAGAGTGGTGCCAACAAAAGGCTTAACCTGGCCATGTTGTGTTATCTTGAATGTGCAATTGACATCAGAGGCAGAGGACATACGGCGTATATATATCGCTTCATTCCCATATATCAGTCTAGCAATCCGTAGGCAGGCTACCATGCTATCACGATGAATACGATTGGATAGGCTAGGATATAGCCAGTCATTTCTCAATTCTGGGCGTGATGTGACTAGAAGAGAATGGCACATGAATGGCACATTGTGGGAACACAGTACGAAGTCCAGTATGGATATTTGTCAACAACCGAGGTTTGTCAGGGCTGTTTTAATGAAGCGCATTAGGCTGCTTAGCAACGAATCCTTGACGCATATTAGAAGGAGTCTAAAATGCGGGGCGGGTAGTATAGGGCTCAAATATGGGATCTACGCACCCTGGTCACGAATCCTATCACGCCTCCGAAAACAACCCGATGCATGGAGCTAGCCAATCCTCTCACTAGGAGTTATTATTTTCCTCCTATGTGAGATTAAGGGTCACTCAACAGTTTCGCCGATTCACTATATCTCTATCAGAAGAGCCTCGGCATTTTTGATACTCCACGTTTTGTTGGGAACATTTTTATGTGATTTCCCCCTTCTTGAAGGATTGCTCTAAATTAAATACGTGCCACTAATTCAAGCAGGGTCTATAATATCAAATGAGCTTGAGACTTCGACCAGAACCTGTTGGATCACCAGCTTAGTGTATATAACATACAAAATGCATGTGCCTTGGTACAGCTgatcctttccccttccGAATAGAAATGCAGCACTCACGTCGATCTCCTTGTGAAGAATATGGGGTAAATGCCTTGCCCTCGTATTCATCGTATTCACACGTGTATTTCCCCTTCATCACCTTTGATTTGAGCATGTGGGTCATACAACACACGGGCTACAGTGGAAGAGGTTGACTCTATTTTACGATTTCAATCGCTCGGAGGTGCAAGGGGTTCAAGTCTACAGACAATGCCCAAATTTTGGGCCTCTCCAGATTGTCGCCTAGTACGTATTTGAAACAACCCTGATTTTGGATCTGGGGTTGTCGTTCTAAATAACGACCCAGGACTATCGCCATAACCTTTACTAATAACGTGAGGAGCTCAGTGCTGAGCCTTCCATTTCTACTGCTGAAGATATTATTGCATTCTGTAGCCAGCTTCATGACTCCTACTAGACCAGATGCATTGAAGATTCTATGTTGAGGTTTGTTGCCCTCTCCAGCATCACTTCTAGTAGCTAACATTGGTGTCTTCGGTTCGTCATCGCTGTCATTGGTACTTAGTGTGACTAGTTCGTGGGATATTCCATCCTTCGGGAGCCCTCCCAACTGCTGTAAGACACTGGCAATCAACCAGACATCTTCTGCAATGGCTATAAGTTCAGATCTTCCGGACTTCGTCATGACAGCAAAAGCTTTAGGCTTAAGAGAGTATTCAATCTCGGTCACAGAAATCTAAGAATTGCGGATCCAGATCCAACTGTTTCCATTAACGCAGGTCTTTGGAGGCATTACCGACTTACTATTAGAAGAAAACCCTTGATACGGTGAAGAGTTCGAATGACGGGGCGATGTAAGCCTCCTAAGCATTGATTAGTCTGAATCCTGTGATACATGTTACATCTCCATGTTGATGGTGGTTAACGAATCAGCTTGGTATGTCTACATTGAAAATGTATCCTGTTTCTGTATATTTAAGGCTAGTTGGTTCCATTTCGATATTACTGTGATATTTGAGATTAATTACCTTGAAGCTTCCTTATATTTTAGTGGCAATTTGATCTAGTCGTTAATAGCAGCCCAGAATAAGGCATCTTTCTACGAAAATATATAGCGGTATGCTGATCTCCTGCTTCCTGCTTGACTGGCAAGCTGATTCACGACGTATACATAACAGGGATTATAAGTTATTCATCACGTAGGCGCACGTAAATAGCTCCCCAGAATTACCCCTTAGCATGCTATGCGCAGAGTACTTCATGTCAAGACCGCAGTTATTTCCAAGTACGAACGGACAGTGAAGAATGTGTGCTCATCAGCCTTGGCAGTGACTGCCTTAAAGGGTATAGTGCGCCAAGAGAACGCGTGAAGCTATTCAAAATATTTTTCTCTGCTTGCCGACCTGCCTTGCGAGTTGCGACCGACTGACTTACGATGGCCGAATCAGCTAGGCCTGCTACTCCTGACCGTCAGAACTCTGCGCGTCTCGATCGAGACAATAGAATACGTATATTGACTCTACGGGACGCGGG contains the following coding sequences:
- a CDS encoding putative secretory lipase; the protein is MARLSLLLAPLFAVLPLVSAFPAQLPARATAPALPVDDPFYIPPEGFESSAPGTILRHRTPPNPIAALGFAKVNIQAAHQILYRTSDSSGNAIATVSTILIPHNADYSKLLSYQVAEDAADPNCAPSYALQLEAAHDGILGLVIPQVELLFFGAALNKGWVVTVPDHLGPKAAFLANNLSGQAVLDNIRAALASSSFTNITSDPTIALWGYSGGSLASGFAAELHPTYAPELNIVGAALGGTVPKIRPVIDAVNKGLFVGLVPSGIQGLANEYPDIQQLINDGLKPSKRADFNKTQNLCLSGDILQYLGQDIYDYTNDRNIFDQPAAVKVMDANAMGQHVPKIPLLVYKSVGDEISPVNDTDALVETYCNAGASVEYKRDELSEHASLEITGSADGLLWIMDRMNNKPVQQGCTKSTAVTGLADPKALLALGDEILTLLKAILAGPIGPGVVG